From the Macaca nemestrina isolate mMacNem1 chromosome 7, mMacNem.hap1, whole genome shotgun sequence genome, one window contains:
- the LOC105463648 gene encoding piggyBac transposable element-derived protein 4 codes for MSNSRKRSIPMRDGNTGLEQLLAEDSFDESDFSGIDDSDTFSDSALEDDKIRPLSHLESDGKSPTSSDSGRSMKWSARAMIPRQRYDFTGTPGRKVDVSDITDPLQYFELFFTEELVSKITRETNAQAALLASKPPGPKGFSRMDKWKDTDNDELKVFFAVMLLQGIVQKPELEMFWSTRPLLDTPYLRQIMTGERFLLLFRCLHFVNNSSISAGQSKAHISLQKIKPVFDFLVNKFSTVYTPNRNIAVDESLMLFKGPLAMKQYIPTKRVRFGLKLYVLCESQSGYVWNALVHTGPGMNLKDSADGLKSSRIVLTLVNDLLGQGYCVFLDNFNLSPMLFRELHQNRTDAVGTARLNRKQIPNDLKKRIAKGTTVARFCGELMALKWCDGKEVTMLSTFHNDTMIEVNNRNGKKTKKPCVIVDYNENMGAVDSADQMLTSYPSERKRHKVWYKKFFHHLLHITVLNSYILFKKDNPEHTMSHINFRLALIERMLEEHHKPGQQHLRGRPCSDDFTPLRLSGRHFPKSIPPTSGKQNPTGRCKICCSQYDKDGKRIRKETRYFCAECDVPLCVVPCFEIYHTKKNY; via the coding sequence ATGTCAAATTCTAGAAAACGTAGCATTCCTATGCGTGATGGTAATACCGGTCTCGAACAGTTGCTGGCCgaagattcatttgatgaatctgATTTTTCGGGAATAGACGATTCCGATACTTTTTCGGATAGTGCTTTAGAAGACGATAAGATCAGGCCTCTGTCCCATTTAGAATCTGATGGAAAGAGCCCTACATCATCTGACTCAGGGCGCTCTATGAAATGGTCAGCTCGTGCTATGATTCCACGTCAAAGGTATGACTTTACCGGCACACCTGGCAGAAAAGTCGATGTCAGTGATATCACTGACCCATTGCAGTATTTTGAACTGTTCTTTACTGAGGAATTAGTTTCAAAAATTACTAGAGAAACAAATGCCCAAGCTGCCTTGTTGGCTTCAAAGCCACCGGGTCCGAAAGGATTTTCGCGAATGGATAAATGGAAAGACACTGACAATGACGAGCTCAAAGTCTTTTTTGCAGTAATGTTACTGCAAGGTATTGTGCAGAAACCTGAGCTGGAGATGTTTTGGTCAACAAGGCCTCTTTTGGATACACCTTATCTCAGGCAAATTATGACTGGTGAaagatttttacttttgtttcggTGCCTGCATTTTGTCAACAATTCTTCTATATCTGCTGGTCAATCAAAGGCCCATATTTCATTGCAGAAGATCAAACCTGTGTTCGACTTTCTTGTAAATAAATTTTCAACTGTATATACTCCAAACAGAAACATTGCAGTTGATGAATCACTGATGCTGTTCAAGGGGCCGTTAGCTATGAAGCAGTACATCCCGACAAAACGAGTACGATTTGGTCTGAAGCTATATGTACTTTGTGAAAGTCAATCTGGTTACGTGTGGAATGCGCTTGTTCACACAGGGCCTGGTATGAATTTGAAAGATTCAGCCGATGGCCTGAAATCATCGCGCATTGTTCTTACCTTGGTCAATGACCTTCTTGGCCAAGGGTATTGTGTCTTCCTCGATAACTTTAATTTATCTCCCATGCTTTTCAGAGAATTACATCAAAATAGGACTGATGCAGTTGGGACAGCTCGTTTGAACAGAAAACAGATTCCAAATGATCTGAAAAAAAGGATTGCAAAGGGGACGACTGTAGCCAGATTCTGTGGTGAACTGATGGCACTGAAATGGTGTGACGGGAAGGAGGTGACAATGTTGTCAACATTCCACAATGATACCATGATTgaagtaaacaacagaaatggaaagaaaactaaaaagccATGTGTCATTGTGGATTATAACGAGAATATGGGAGCGGTGGACTCGGCTGATCAGATGCTTACTTCTTATCCATCTGAGCGCAAAAGACACAAGGTTTGGTATAAGAAATTCTTTCACCACCTTCTACACATTACAGTGCTGAACTCCTACATCCTGTTCAAGAAGGACAACCCTGAGCACACTATGAGCCATATAAACTTCAGACTGGCCTTGATTGAAAGAATGCTGGAAGAGCATCACAAGCCAGGGCAGCAACACCTTCGAGGTCGTCCGTGCTCTGATGATTTCACACCTCTTCGTCTGTCTGGAAGACATTTCCCCAAGAGCATACCACCAACGTCAGGGAAACAGAATCCAACTGGTCGCTGCAAAATTTGCTGCTCCCAATACGACAAGGATGGCAAAAGGATCCGGAAAGAAACACGCTATTTTTGTGCTGAATGTGATGTTCCGCTTTGTGTTGTTCCATGCTTTGAAATTTACCACacgaaaaaaaattattaa